A genomic region of Tsukamurella pulmonis contains the following coding sequences:
- a CDS encoding cold-shock protein: MTNGKVVHFDTQRGFGFLAPDAGGEDVFLHVNDIDFDESALRPGTDVTFDIEKGDKGLKAVNVAVVGGAPAASSAPRRDNRDQRGGDRRDQREQRPRRDAAPRSASGSLDMQSFVDELTELLLDSSDDLTAGQIIEIRQRIADFAFARGWVTE, from the coding sequence ATGACGAACGGCAAGGTGGTCCACTTCGACACGCAGCGCGGCTTCGGCTTCCTCGCGCCGGACGCGGGAGGCGAGGACGTCTTCCTCCATGTGAACGACATCGATTTCGACGAGTCGGCGCTGCGGCCGGGCACCGACGTGACGTTCGACATCGAGAAGGGCGACAAGGGGCTCAAGGCCGTCAACGTCGCCGTCGTGGGCGGCGCGCCCGCGGCCTCCTCGGCGCCGCGCCGGGACAACCGCGACCAGCGCGGGGGAGATCGCCGGGATCAGCGCGAGCAGCGGCCCCGCCGCGATGCGGCACCGCGTTCGGCCTCGGGCTCCTTGGACATGCAGTCCTTCGTCGACGAGCTCACCGAGCTCCTGCTCGACTCCTCGGACGATCTGACCGCCGGTCAGATCATCGAGATCCGCCAGCGGATCGCGGATTTCGCCTTCGCTCGCGGCTGGGTCACCGAGTAG
- a CDS encoding lipoprotein LpqH, with protein sequence MKTAAVALAGCTLVALAACTSPNTDSSTVVEIDGKAESAAEYVNAGCQRNGETITVGSGSVQTARGVGAILTDGNPPTVNTLFIATGGNAMTVVNTPVGKVGSARVSKAGNRYSITGEARAANLDTKKFRIEITCS encoded by the coding sequence ATGAAGACAGCGGCAGTCGCCCTCGCGGGCTGCACCCTCGTGGCGCTCGCGGCGTGCACCTCCCCCAACACCGACTCCAGCACCGTGGTCGAGATCGACGGCAAGGCCGAGAGCGCGGCCGAGTACGTCAACGCCGGGTGCCAGCGCAACGGCGAGACGATCACCGTCGGCTCCGGCAGCGTGCAGACGGCACGCGGCGTCGGCGCCATCCTCACCGACGGGAATCCGCCCACGGTGAACACGCTGTTCATCGCCACCGGCGGCAACGCGATGACCGTCGTGAACACGCCGGTGGGCAAGGTCGGATCCGCCCGGGTGTCGAAGGCCGGTAACCGCTACTCCATCACCGGCGAGGCCCGCGCCGCGAACCTCGACACCAAGAAGTTCCGCATCGAGATCACCTGCAGCTAG
- a CDS encoding glycine--tRNA ligase — protein sequence MKRAVAKATKVDTVANLCKRRGLVYPSGEIYGGTKSAWDYGPLGVELKENIKKQWWRNMVTSRDDVVGLDSSIILPRQVWVASGHVSVFNDPLVECLNCHKRHRQDHLQEAFAEKRAAKGEEIDPDDVPMTDIVCPDCGTKGQWTEPRDFNMMLKTYLGPIESEDGMHYLRPETAQGIFVNFKNVMTTARKKPPFGIGQIGKSFRNEITPGNFIFRTREFEQMEMEFFVKPGEDDTWHQYWIDYRLKWYTDLGIKPENLRLFTHPQEKLSHYSKGTVDIEYRFEFAGSEFGELEGIANRTDFDLGTHSKHSGESLEYFDQQTGERYTPYVIEPAAGLTRSLMAFLVDAYTEEEVPKANGGTDTRVVLKLDRRLAPVKVAVLPLSRDEKLSPKARELAAQLRQCWNVEFDDAQGIGKRYRRQDEIGTPFCITVDFDTLEDESVTVRERDTMAQERVPLTEIQQYLGARLAGC from the coding sequence ATGAAGCGCGCCGTGGCCAAAGCAACAAAAGTCGATACCGTCGCCAACCTGTGCAAGCGCCGGGGCCTGGTCTACCCGTCGGGTGAGATCTACGGCGGTACGAAGTCGGCCTGGGACTACGGGCCGCTGGGCGTGGAGCTCAAGGAGAACATCAAGAAGCAATGGTGGCGCAACATGGTCACCTCGCGCGACGACGTCGTGGGCCTCGACAGCTCGATCATCCTGCCCCGTCAGGTGTGGGTGGCCTCGGGTCACGTCTCGGTCTTCAACGACCCGCTCGTGGAGTGCCTGAACTGCCACAAGCGGCACCGTCAGGATCACCTGCAGGAGGCCTTCGCCGAGAAGCGGGCGGCCAAGGGCGAGGAGATCGATCCCGACGACGTCCCGATGACGGACATCGTCTGCCCCGACTGCGGTACCAAGGGGCAGTGGACCGAGCCGCGCGACTTCAACATGATGCTCAAAACCTACCTCGGTCCGATCGAGTCCGAGGACGGCATGCACTACCTGCGCCCGGAGACGGCCCAGGGCATCTTCGTCAATTTCAAGAACGTGATGACCACGGCCCGCAAGAAGCCGCCGTTCGGCATCGGCCAGATCGGCAAGAGCTTCCGCAACGAGATCACGCCCGGCAACTTCATCTTCCGGACCCGTGAGTTCGAGCAGATGGAGATGGAGTTCTTCGTCAAGCCGGGCGAGGACGACACCTGGCACCAGTACTGGATCGACTACCGCCTCAAGTGGTACACCGACCTCGGTATCAAGCCGGAGAACCTGCGCCTGTTCACCCATCCGCAGGAGAAGCTGAGCCATTACTCCAAGGGCACCGTCGACATCGAGTACCGGTTCGAGTTCGCCGGCAGCGAGTTCGGCGAGCTCGAGGGCATCGCCAACCGCACCGACTTCGACCTCGGCACGCACTCGAAGCACTCCGGCGAGTCGCTGGAGTACTTCGATCAGCAGACGGGCGAGCGGTACACCCCGTACGTCATCGAGCCCGCAGCGGGTCTCACCCGCTCGCTGATGGCCTTCCTGGTGGACGCCTACACGGAGGAAGAGGTGCCGAAGGCCAACGGCGGCACCGATACCCGCGTCGTGCTCAAGCTGGATCGCCGGCTCGCGCCGGTGAAGGTCGCCGTCCTGCCCCTCTCGCGCGACGAGAAGCTCTCGCCGAAGGCCCGCGAACTGGCGGCGCAGCTGCGGCAGTGCTGGAACGTGGAGTTCGACGATGCGCAGGGCATCGGCAAGCGCTACCGCCGCCAGGACGAGATCGGTACGCCGTTCTGCATCACCGTCGATTTCGACACCCTCGAGGACGAGTCCGTGACCGTCCGCGAGCGCGACACGATGGCGCAGGAGCGCGTGCCGCTCACCGAGATCCAGCAGTACCTGGGTGCGCGCCTCGCCGGCTGCTGA
- a CDS encoding ArsR/SmtB family transcription factor, with protein sequence MKMIVDNRRSPIPTDIVPTAVVADCPVDPEDPPRAHPAPEVLTATGDLLRALAAPVRISIVLELMHSELCVHQLVDLLGVTQPLVSQHLRVLKSAGVVRGERNGREIVYRLVDDHLAHIVVDAVAHATERPGA encoded by the coding sequence ATGAAAATGATTGTTGATAACAGGAGGTCTCCCATTCCCACCGACATCGTCCCGACCGCGGTCGTCGCCGACTGCCCCGTCGATCCCGAGGACCCGCCGCGCGCGCACCCCGCCCCCGAGGTGCTGACCGCGACGGGCGACCTGTTGCGGGCCCTCGCGGCCCCGGTCCGGATCTCCATCGTGCTCGAGCTCATGCACTCCGAGCTGTGCGTCCACCAGCTGGTGGACCTGCTCGGGGTGACCCAGCCGCTGGTCAGCCAGCATCTGCGGGTGCTCAAGTCCGCCGGCGTGGTGCGCGGCGAGCGCAACGGCAGGGAGATCGTCTACCGCCTCGTCGACGATCACCTCGCCCACATCGTGGTCGACGCGGTCGCCCACGCGACCGAACGGCCGGGGGCGTGA
- a CDS encoding Fur family transcriptional regulator → MSTSAAKGTGVRATKQRGAITQALRSVSEFKSAQELHEQLRADGESIGLTTVYRNLQAMADAGAVDTLRTDSGEALFRLCSDEHHHHLVCRECGRTVEVTDRAVESWSARTAAAHGFTEVTHTLEIFGRCADCPGS, encoded by the coding sequence GTGAGCACCAGCGCGGCCAAGGGCACCGGCGTGCGCGCGACCAAGCAGCGCGGCGCCATCACCCAGGCCCTGCGCTCCGTGTCGGAGTTCAAGTCCGCCCAGGAACTGCACGAGCAGCTCCGCGCCGACGGCGAGTCGATCGGCCTGACCACGGTCTACCGGAACCTGCAGGCCATGGCCGACGCGGGCGCGGTGGACACCCTGCGCACCGACAGCGGCGAGGCCCTGTTCCGGCTGTGCTCCGACGAGCACCATCACCACCTGGTCTGCCGGGAGTGCGGGCGCACCGTCGAGGTGACCGACCGCGCCGTCGAGTCCTGGTCCGCCCGGACCGCTGCGGCACACGGATTCACCGAGGTGACGCACACCCTGGAGATCTTCGGCCGCTGCGCCGACTGCCCCGGCTCGTGA
- a CDS encoding TetR/AcrR family transcriptional regulator: protein MTVLVGRDADAAPKQSVRDQALDAVSGFLRGREWSAVTMAAVAREAGVSRQTLYNEFGSRKGMAVAYVTRFVDGLLAYVQERIDANPGQIDAAVEDAMRGVFQIGMGDPVVINIVGPNPHRDLMGIVTIDGTPIMQRASEGLAEILAMSWAQVRRAEAQVASGVLVRLAFSHLTMPIEGPEEAAREVASVLSPFLTQAVRA, encoded by the coding sequence ATGACCGTCCTCGTCGGACGCGATGCCGATGCCGCGCCGAAGCAATCGGTGCGGGATCAGGCGCTCGACGCGGTCAGCGGATTTCTGCGGGGGCGTGAGTGGTCGGCCGTCACGATGGCCGCCGTCGCGCGGGAGGCGGGCGTGAGCCGGCAGACTCTCTACAACGAGTTCGGTTCCCGCAAGGGCATGGCGGTCGCCTACGTGACCCGCTTCGTCGATGGTCTGTTGGCCTACGTGCAGGAGCGGATCGATGCCAACCCCGGCCAGATCGACGCCGCCGTCGAGGACGCGATGCGCGGCGTCTTCCAGATCGGCATGGGCGACCCGGTGGTCATCAACATCGTGGGGCCGAACCCGCACCGCGACCTGATGGGGATCGTGACGATCGACGGCACGCCGATCATGCAGCGGGCCTCGGAGGGCCTGGCGGAGATCCTGGCGATGAGCTGGGCGCAGGTGCGGCGGGCCGAGGCGCAGGTGGCCTCGGGCGTCCTGGTGCGGCTCGCGTTCAGCCACCTCACCATGCCGATCGAGGGCCCGGAGGAGGCGGCCCGCGAGGTCGCCTCGGTGCTCTCGCCGTTCCTCACGCAGGCCGTGCGGGCCTGA
- a CDS encoding NAD(P)/FAD-dependent oxidoreductase produces MSTDGVVIVGTGVAGATAALALRTGGFDGDVTLVGRDPHLPYRRPTLSKDVLLTGMPVEKALLKPATHWEDVGVAVRTGATVTGGDTAARTLELSDGAVLTYGSLVLATGAAARELPGLPPAPRVRYLRDFGDAIALRDDLRRSGRVIVLGAGLIGSEVASAAAKLGAAVTVVEPAPLPLVRVVPPSIGRRLAGLQRDAGVELLLGVRPGEITVEPDQVSVAVPGGGALVADLLVVAIGSSPDTGLAERLALRVDDGILVDEQYRTSAEGVYAVGDCARVPHPLDGGTYRAENWSAAQDQGTAVAQVLLGGSPAPTVPWGWSNQFGAVLQFAGWPAAEDELEVDGPMDAASGDPFFARCHRDGALAGAVAMGRPKELRAVRGELSEQIAAAVAR; encoded by the coding sequence ATGAGCACCGACGGCGTGGTGATCGTCGGCACGGGCGTCGCGGGCGCCACCGCGGCCCTGGCGCTGCGGACCGGCGGATTCGACGGGGACGTGACGCTCGTCGGTCGCGATCCGCACCTGCCCTACCGGCGGCCCACGCTGTCGAAGGACGTCCTCCTGACCGGCATGCCCGTCGAGAAGGCGCTCCTCAAGCCCGCGACGCACTGGGAGGACGTCGGGGTCGCGGTCCGCACGGGCGCCACCGTCACGGGTGGGGACACCGCCGCCCGCACGCTGGAGCTCTCCGACGGTGCCGTCCTCACGTACGGCTCGCTGGTGCTCGCCACCGGCGCCGCGGCGCGCGAGCTGCCCGGTCTGCCGCCCGCCCCGCGCGTGCGGTACCTGCGGGACTTCGGCGACGCGATCGCCCTGCGCGATGATCTGCGCCGTTCCGGCCGGGTGATCGTGCTGGGCGCCGGACTCATCGGCTCGGAGGTGGCCTCCGCGGCGGCGAAACTGGGCGCAGCGGTCACCGTCGTCGAGCCGGCGCCCCTGCCGCTGGTGCGCGTCGTGCCCCCGTCGATCGGTCGCCGGCTCGCTGGCCTGCAGCGCGACGCCGGCGTCGAGTTGCTGCTCGGAGTCCGGCCGGGGGAGATCACCGTCGAGCCCGACCAGGTCTCCGTGGCCGTGCCGGGAGGCGGGGCCCTCGTCGCCGACCTGCTGGTGGTGGCGATCGGCTCGTCGCCCGACACCGGCCTCGCGGAGCGTCTCGCTCTGCGCGTGGACGACGGTATCCTGGTCGACGAGCAGTACCGCACGTCCGCCGAGGGCGTCTACGCCGTCGGCGACTGCGCGCGGGTGCCCCATCCGCTGGACGGCGGCACCTACCGCGCCGAGAACTGGTCGGCGGCGCAGGACCAGGGCACCGCGGTGGCGCAGGTACTCCTCGGCGGCTCGCCCGCTCCCACGGTCCCGTGGGGCTGGTCGAACCAGTTCGGGGCGGTGCTGCAGTTCGCGGGATGGCCCGCGGCGGAGGACGAGTTGGAGGTGGACGGCCCCATGGACGCAGCGAGTGGCGATCCCTTCTTCGCGCGGTGCCACCGTGACGGCGCCCTGGCGGGCGCGGTGGCGATGGGCCGGCCCAAGGAGTTGCGCGCGGTGCGCGGGGAGCTGTCCGAGCAGATCGCGGCGGCGGTCGCACGATGA
- a CDS encoding rubredoxin has product MSDAPFKLFRCLQCGFEYDEAEGWPEDGIEPGTRWDDIPDDWSCPDCGAAKADFEMVEVARG; this is encoded by the coding sequence ATGAGTGACGCACCCTTCAAGCTCTTCCGCTGCCTGCAGTGCGGCTTCGAGTACGACGAGGCCGAGGGTTGGCCCGAGGACGGCATCGAGCCCGGCACCCGCTGGGACGACATCCCCGACGACTGGTCGTGCCCCGACTGCGGCGCCGCCAAGGCCGATTTCGAGATGGTCGAGGTGGCGCGGGGATGA
- a CDS encoding rubredoxin has protein sequence MSSFKCPVCDYVYDEAAGAPREGWPAGTAWDAIPDDWNCPDCGVRDKVDFEPV, from the coding sequence ATGAGCTCCTTCAAGTGCCCCGTCTGTGACTACGTCTACGACGAAGCCGCCGGAGCGCCCCGGGAGGGATGGCCCGCCGGCACCGCCTGGGACGCGATCCCGGACGACTGGAACTGCCCCGACTGCGGGGTTCGCGACAAGGTCGACTTCGAGCCGGTCTGA
- a CDS encoding alkane 1-monooxygenase gives MWLWGLFVPTALFFAVGLMKLLGLGNTPLMYLAPVLWWIGPLLLYVILPIVDIKAGDDGENPPEEVMEALENSRYYKWLTYIFLPCHLASLVAMCYFLTADDLSWLGGVYAGGGGLSLISQIGVTLSLGVVTGIGINTGHELGHKKPENERWIAKLTLAPAMYGHFFIEHNRGHHVRVATPEDPASGRFGETFWEFLPRSVWGSLKSSWNLEKTRLERLGKSPWTLKNDVLNAWIMTVVLYGALTAIFGWYVLPFLILQGVYGFSLLESVNYLEHYGLLRQKTASGRYERCAPKHSWNSDRIVTNVFLYHLQRHSDHHANPTRRYQTLRSFEEAPSLPQGYATLIGVTYFPPLWRKIMDHRVLDHYDGDITKVNIHPRVRDKVLAKYGATTTGEQAAA, from the coding sequence ATGTGGCTGTGGGGGCTGTTCGTCCCCACCGCCCTGTTCTTCGCCGTGGGGCTGATGAAGCTGCTCGGCCTCGGCAACACTCCGCTGATGTACTTGGCGCCCGTGCTGTGGTGGATCGGCCCGCTGCTGCTGTACGTGATCCTCCCGATCGTCGACATCAAGGCCGGTGACGACGGCGAGAACCCGCCGGAGGAGGTCATGGAGGCGCTGGAGAACTCGCGCTACTACAAGTGGCTCACCTACATCTTCCTCCCGTGCCACCTCGCCTCGCTGGTGGCGATGTGTTACTTCCTCACCGCGGACGACCTCAGCTGGCTCGGCGGCGTCTACGCCGGTGGCGGCGGTCTCAGCCTGATCAGCCAGATCGGTGTCACGCTCAGCCTCGGCGTCGTCACCGGCATCGGCATCAACACCGGCCACGAGCTCGGCCACAAGAAGCCCGAGAACGAGCGCTGGATCGCCAAGCTCACCCTCGCGCCCGCCATGTACGGCCACTTCTTCATCGAGCACAACCGCGGCCACCACGTGCGTGTCGCCACGCCGGAGGATCCCGCGAGCGGCCGCTTCGGCGAGACCTTCTGGGAGTTCCTGCCGCGCAGCGTCTGGGGCAGCCTCAAGTCCTCGTGGAACCTCGAGAAGACCCGCCTGGAGCGCCTCGGCAAGAGCCCGTGGACGCTGAAGAACGACGTGCTCAACGCCTGGATCATGACCGTCGTGCTGTACGGCGCGCTGACCGCGATCTTCGGCTGGTACGTCCTGCCGTTCCTGATCCTGCAGGGTGTGTACGGATTCAGCCTCCTGGAGTCGGTGAACTACCTCGAGCACTACGGCCTGCTGCGCCAGAAGACCGCCTCGGGCCGCTACGAGCGCTGCGCGCCGAAGCACTCCTGGAACTCGGACCGCATCGTCACCAACGTCTTCCTCTACCACCTGCAGCGGCACAGCGATCACCACGCGAACCCCACCCGTCGCTACCAGACGCTCCGCTCGTTCGAGGAGGCCCCGTCGCTGCCCCAGGGCTACGCCACGCTGATCGGCGTGACCTACTTCCCGCCGCTGTGGCGCAAGATCATGGATCACCGCGTCCTCGACCACTACGACGGCGACATCACCAAGGTGAACATCCACCCCCGCGTCCGCGACAAGGTGCTCGCCAAGTACGGCGCCACGACGACCGGAGAGCAGGCCGCAGCATGA
- a CDS encoding MarR family winged helix-turn-helix transcriptional regulator — translation MDADQNLDEQLCFALYSAARVAASAYRDELSALGLTYTQYVTLLALWERDGVTVSALGERLRLDSGTLSPLIRRLEGAGLLERRRDQSDERLVTVHVTDEGRALRPVVDEARRRVYEGFNLPVEDAILLRDLANRFSAAHTRTTRTPSGGTS, via the coding sequence GTGGATGCGGATCAGAACCTGGACGAGCAGCTGTGCTTCGCGCTGTACTCGGCCGCGCGGGTGGCGGCGAGCGCCTACCGCGATGAGCTGTCGGCGCTGGGCCTGACGTACACCCAGTACGTCACGCTGCTGGCGTTGTGGGAGCGCGACGGCGTCACCGTGTCGGCTCTGGGCGAACGCCTGCGACTCGACAGTGGCACCCTCTCGCCGTTGATCCGTCGACTCGAGGGAGCGGGCCTCCTCGAACGCCGCCGCGACCAGTCCGACGAACGACTGGTCACGGTCCACGTCACCGACGAGGGGCGTGCGCTGCGCCCCGTCGTCGACGAAGCCCGCCGCCGGGTGTACGAGGGCTTCAACCTGCCCGTGGAGGACGCGATCCTCCTGCGTGACCTGGCGAACCGGTTCTCCGCAGCGCATACCCGTACCACCCGCACCCCATCAGGAGGAACCTCATGA
- a CDS encoding organic hydroperoxide resistance protein gives MSPAYTAEAIATGAGREGRTRTDDGRVDLQLAIPTELGGSGDGSNPEQLFAAGYAACFHSALQLVARQQKVALGDSSVGAKVGISPNDAGGFVLNVDLEVVIPEVEHDAAQALADAAHLVCPYSNAVRGNIDVTVTVTDD, from the coding sequence ATGAGCCCCGCATACACCGCCGAGGCGATCGCCACCGGAGCAGGCCGCGAAGGCCGTACCCGCACCGACGACGGCCGCGTCGATCTGCAGCTGGCCATCCCCACCGAGCTCGGCGGCTCGGGCGACGGATCGAATCCCGAGCAGCTCTTCGCCGCCGGCTACGCCGCGTGCTTCCACTCCGCGCTGCAACTGGTCGCCCGGCAGCAGAAGGTCGCGCTCGGCGATTCGAGCGTCGGCGCCAAGGTCGGCATCAGCCCCAACGACGCGGGTGGGTTCGTCCTGAACGTCGACCTCGAGGTCGTCATCCCCGAGGTCGAGCACGACGCCGCCCAGGCCCTCGCAGACGCGGCGCACCTCGTCTGCCCGTACTCGAACGCCGTGCGCGGCAACATCGATGTGACCGTCACGGTCACCGACGACTGA
- a CDS encoding zinc-binding dehydrogenase, with protein MRALIQDEFGDPASVLSVRDVPLPEPRPGQVRIRTLLAPIHNHDLWTVKGDYGYKPALPAASGSEAVGVIDALGEGVEGFTVGQRVATGSAFGTWAEYFVAGAAGLLPVPEEISDEAAAQLFSMPFSAISLLDYLNVQPGQWIVQNTANGMVGRMLAQLATARGINVTGLVRRSAAIDELATFGVTNVIATDTEGWRDRAKELAGEAGYAAAVDSIGGAASTQLALLLGQRGTLVSFGAMSATNPGEGAMLEIPVNVAIFKEIVVKGFWGRTVSQEMDPAKRAELMGEVVRGVASGTLALPVDGVYPFDEISAAATASGRPGRVGKVLLRP; from the coding sequence ATGCGCGCACTGATCCAGGACGAGTTCGGCGATCCCGCGAGCGTCCTGTCCGTCCGTGACGTACCACTGCCCGAACCGCGGCCCGGCCAGGTGCGGATCCGCACCCTGCTCGCGCCGATCCACAACCACGACCTGTGGACCGTGAAGGGCGATTACGGCTACAAGCCCGCCCTGCCCGCGGCTTCCGGCTCCGAGGCCGTCGGTGTCATCGACGCGCTCGGCGAGGGCGTCGAGGGCTTCACCGTCGGCCAGCGCGTGGCCACCGGATCCGCATTCGGCACCTGGGCCGAGTACTTCGTCGCCGGCGCTGCCGGCCTCCTACCCGTTCCGGAGGAGATCTCCGACGAGGCAGCAGCGCAACTGTTCTCGATGCCGTTCAGCGCGATCAGCCTGCTCGACTACCTGAACGTCCAGCCCGGCCAGTGGATCGTGCAGAACACGGCCAACGGCATGGTCGGGCGGATGCTGGCGCAGCTCGCGACCGCTCGGGGCATCAACGTGACGGGCCTGGTCCGACGGTCCGCGGCCATCGACGAGCTCGCCACCTTCGGCGTGACGAACGTGATCGCGACGGACACCGAGGGCTGGCGCGATCGGGCCAAGGAACTCGCCGGAGAGGCCGGTTACGCGGCCGCGGTGGACTCGATCGGCGGCGCGGCGAGCACCCAGCTCGCCCTCCTGCTCGGTCAGCGCGGCACCCTGGTCTCGTTCGGGGCGATGAGCGCCACCAACCCCGGCGAGGGCGCGATGCTGGAGATCCCCGTCAACGTCGCGATCTTCAAGGAGATCGTGGTCAAGGGCTTCTGGGGCCGCACCGTGAGCCAGGAGATGGATCCCGCCAAGCGGGCGGAGCTGATGGGCGAGGTGGTCCGGGGCGTCGCTTCCGGCACCCTGGCGCTCCCCGTCGACGGGGTGTACCCGTTCGACGAGATCTCCGCCGCCGCAACGGCGAGCGGCCGTCCGGGCCGCGTGGGCAAGGTGCTCCTGCGCCCCTGA
- a CDS encoding isoprenyl transferase encodes MPGLRRGRSKTPPAPTTVRPPDPHPSGATPPEIPAELVPNHVALVMDGNGRWAKERGMPRTEGHKRGEAVLMDTVCGCIEIGVKQLSAYAFSTENWSRSPEEVRFLMGFNRDVIRRRRDEMHEMGVRVKWAGRRPRLWRSVIKELEIAEELTKDNTVMTLTMCVNYGGRAEIVDAAREIARRAAAGDISPDHITEQSFQHYLYQTDMPDVDLFLRPSGEKRSSNFLLWESAYAEYVFQDTLFPDFDRRNLWAACLEYAQRDRRFGGAQ; translated from the coding sequence GTGCCGGGACTGCGGCGGGGTAGGTCGAAGACGCCACCGGCTCCGACGACGGTCCGGCCGCCGGACCCGCACCCGTCGGGCGCGACGCCTCCGGAGATCCCCGCGGAGCTGGTGCCGAACCACGTCGCCCTCGTGATGGACGGCAACGGTCGCTGGGCCAAGGAGCGCGGCATGCCCCGCACCGAGGGCCACAAGCGCGGCGAGGCCGTGCTGATGGACACCGTTTGCGGGTGTATCGAGATCGGCGTCAAGCAGCTCTCCGCGTACGCCTTCTCCACCGAGAACTGGTCGCGCAGCCCGGAGGAGGTGCGCTTCCTCATGGGCTTCAACCGCGACGTGATCCGCCGCCGCCGCGACGAGATGCACGAGATGGGGGTGCGCGTGAAGTGGGCCGGCCGGCGGCCCCGCCTGTGGCGCAGCGTGATCAAGGAGCTCGAGATCGCGGAGGAACTGACCAAGGACAACACGGTCATGACGCTCACGATGTGCGTCAACTACGGCGGTCGCGCTGAGATCGTCGACGCCGCACGGGAGATCGCGCGCCGCGCCGCGGCGGGGGACATCAGCCCGGACCACATCACCGAGCAGTCCTTCCAGCACTACCTGTATCAGACCGACATGCCGGACGTGGATCTGTTCCTGCGGCCGTCGGGGGAGAAGCGCTCGTCGAACTTCCTGCTCTGGGAGAGCGCCTACGCCGAGTACGTCTTCCAGGACACCCTGTTCCCCGATTTCGACCGGCGGAACCTGTGGGCGGCCTGCCTCGAGTACGCCCAGCGCGACCGGCGCTTCGGCGGTGCGCAGTGA
- the recO gene encoding DNA repair protein RecO — protein sequence MRSYRDSAVVLRQHKLGEADYILTLLTRDNGLVRAVAKGVRRPRSRFGARLELFAHVDLQLHPGRNLDMVTQVHSIAAYSGDLAGDYGRYTTACAVIETAERLAGEERAPALELHRLTVGALRAIAAGVRDRDLVLISFLLRAMESAGWAPALTICARCGDEGPHRAFHVAAGGAVCVHCRPPGSAVPGQGVLDLMAALARADFDFAETTGERMRRQANGLAAAHLQWHVGRQLRSLPMIERHAPHSPALAAGEREVDGAGTAAG from the coding sequence ATGAGGTCGTACCGGGACAGCGCTGTGGTGCTGCGGCAGCACAAGCTGGGGGAGGCCGACTACATCCTCACGCTGCTGACCCGGGACAACGGCCTGGTCCGCGCCGTCGCGAAGGGGGTGCGGCGGCCGCGGTCGCGGTTCGGCGCCCGGCTGGAGCTGTTCGCGCACGTCGACCTGCAACTGCACCCCGGCCGCAACCTGGACATGGTGACGCAGGTGCACTCGATCGCCGCCTACTCGGGTGATCTGGCGGGCGACTACGGCCGCTACACCACGGCGTGCGCGGTGATCGAGACCGCGGAGCGGTTGGCGGGCGAGGAACGCGCCCCGGCGCTGGAACTGCACCGGCTCACCGTCGGCGCGCTGCGGGCCATCGCGGCCGGCGTCCGCGACCGGGACCTGGTGCTGATCTCGTTCCTGCTGCGCGCCATGGAGTCGGCGGGCTGGGCGCCCGCCCTCACGATCTGCGCGCGCTGCGGCGACGAGGGGCCGCACCGCGCCTTCCACGTGGCGGCGGGCGGCGCGGTCTGTGTGCACTGCCGGCCGCCGGGTTCCGCGGTGCCGGGGCAGGGCGTGCTGGACCTGATGGCGGCGCTGGCCCGGGCCGACTTCGACTTCGCCGAGACCACGGGCGAGCGGATGCGCAGGCAGGCGAACGGGCTCGCCGCGGCGCACCTACAGTGGCACGTGGGACGGCAGCTGCGATCGCTGCCGATGATCGAGCGGCACGCGCCGCACAGCCCGGCTCTCGCGGCCGGTGAGAGGGAGGTCGACGGTGCCGGGACTGCGGCGGGGTAG